The Paenibacillus mucilaginosus 3016 genome includes the window CGGCTTCACCCCCGACTCGGACAGGCAGGAAGCGATGACCGCCAGGATCGAGCTCCAGATCTCCTGCGGATTATGCTCGACCCAGCCCGGCTGCGGGAAGTACTGGGTGAATTCATGCTGGGCCGTATGCACAATCTCCCCGTTCTTGTTGAACAGAATCGCCCGCGAGCTTGTGGTGCCCTGGTCTAAGGAAAGAATATATTGCTCCATGAGTGCATCCTCCTATGGGTTCATTCTAAAGTATGATATGAAATAGAGCGGAAACTACGCAGGTCAGGCAGCTGCCTTATTAGGCATCCGGCTCATACGCCGAAGTCCCATACGGTATGTAAACAGCAGTGCAAGCAGGCAGGCGCCAAGGATATACCAGAGCAGCGGCGGCATGGCCCCCTCGAAGAAGGCTTGGTAGAATACGCTGCCAAGCATCCCGCCGAGCAGCGGACCGGCTACCGGAATCCATGCGTACCGCCAGTTCGACGGTCCTTTGCCGGCGATCGGAAGCAGGTAGTGCGCCAGGCGCGGGCCGAAGTCACGGGCCGGATTGATCGCATACCCCGTCGTACCGCCAAGCGATAAGCCAATGCTGACGACGAGGAAGCCGACAAGCAGGGGGTTCAGCCCTTCGGTGAAGGTATTGGCCCCGAGGGCGAGCAGTGCCACGATGAAGATGAACGTCCCCATCATCTCACTGAGCAGATTCGAGAACGGATGGTCTACCGCGGGCCCTGTTGCGAATACCCCCAGCTTCGTACCGGCGTCCTCTGTCTCTTTCCAGTGCGGCAGATACTGCAGATAGACGATCGCCGACCCGAGCATCGCGCCGGCGAGCTGGGCAATCACGTACACCGGCACGAGAGCCCAGTCAAAATCCCCCTTCACGGCCAAAGCCAGGGTGACTGCAGGATTAAGGTGGGCCCCGCTGACTTTGCCTACCGCATACACGGCGAAAGCCACGGCCATCCCCCACCCCATGGTGATGACGATCCAGCCGCCATTATTTGCATACGACTTCTTGAGCGACACTCCCGCACATACGCCTGCACCCAGTGTGATCAGAATCATCGTGCCAATCAGCTCTCCAAGCCATGGTACCATGAACCCATCCTCCTTTAATAGAACAGTCACATTCCGCGGCCAAAGAAAAAGAGAGCCACAACAAGCGATCCTCCCTGCAGGCAGGGGGATCATTGCTGTGGCTCTCCAAGTCTCCGTCACGACTATTAACTTAATGCCATTCTAATACAATAATGTAAGCGATGTCAATGTGAAGTTTTCATGAAGTGTGACTTATCTCCTTGCTTGCGCTTCACTGCACGCTCCTGTCGTAATGCTTGAACAAGCTTTCATTGGACGTCGTCACCGCCGTGGCTCCCGCTTCCAAGGCCCGCTCCACATCCTCCACCGTGCGGATCAATCCCCCGGCAAAAATCGGAATGCCGCTGCGCTGGTGCACCTCAGCAATAATGGAAGGCATGCCGCCCGGCAGCACCTCGATGAAGTCCGGCTTCGTTTTCTCCAGCAGCGTGTAGCTCTTCTCCAGTGCAATCGTATCGAGCAGGAAGATCCGCTGAATCGCTTGAATGCCCTTCTGCTTGGCCTTCAGGATCACGCTTGTCTTCGTCGAGATGAGCCCATAGGGCTTGATATCCTGGCACAGGTACTCGGCCGCATACTCGTCGCTCTTCAGCCCCTGGATCAGGTCCGCATGAAGGAACATCTTCTTGCCCCGGCTGCGGGCCATCGTATAGATGCTCTTCAGCTGGCCGATATGGGTATCGAGGAACACTCCGTACTCGTAGGAGCTCTCCAGAATCTTCTCAAACTGCTTCATCGTCTTGGCTGCAGGCAAAATCTTCTGTCCGTGAAAAGTCACCGCCGTTCCTCCTTCGCTCACTCCAGGGTATTACCTACCATACCCAAAGAAAAGCAATCTGGCAATGGTCATCCCCCAGCGGGGGTATATTCCGATATAACAAACTCCCGCTGCCTGTTCAACAAACGGGATTTCCATAAGAGATGGATACCATTTCGGAAAACGGCACACAGCCCCTCCCAGGCGGCAGCACACTGCAGGGAATAGAAAACCAAAAATACCTGCCCGGTTTCCCGGAACAGGTATTCTTCTTTCGCTTCTTCCTATGAAGCTTCCCGCTTATTTCAGGGATGCTTCAACTTCCTTCACCATGCCCTCTACCGAGATCAGGCCGCCTCCGGAGAGGTACCAGAAGTTCGGATCGAGGTACACGATATGGCCATCCTTGAAGGCTTTCGTGTTCTTCACGAGGTCGTTCTCAATCGTCTGCTTCGCATTGGATTGTCCGCCCACTACCGCATCACGGTCTACCACGAACAGGTAGTCCGGATTCTTCTCTGCAATATATTCGAAGGAAATGCTCTGGCCGTGTGTCGTGACTTCAATGCTCTTGTCTACTGGAGTGAACCCAAGGACGTCATGAATAAGACCGAAGCGCGAGCCTGCGCCATATGCGCTCACTTTGCCGCCGTTGCTCAGAATGATAAGAGCTTGTTTGCCGCTGGCGGACGCCTTTTCCTTAACAGCCTTCACCGTTGCATTCACTTTCGCCAGCTCCTGCTCGGCAGCCGCTTCCTTACCGAAGATCTTCGCGAGCGTCTTCGTATTGTTCTCGAACGAAGTCATGTAGTTTTTTGTATCCAGTGCAACATACAGCGTAGGAGCGATCTTGCTCAGCTCTTCGTAGGCTTTGGACTGTCTGCCGGAGATGATGATCAAATCGGGGCTCATCGCGCTGATTTTCTCAAAATCCGGCTCCGTCAGGGACCCTGCATTCTTGTACTTCGCATCCTTGTACTTCGAGAGGTAAGACGGGATGTTCGCCTGCGGAACGCCGAGCACTTCCACTCCAAGCCGGTCGAGGGTATCGAGGGCACCGAAGTCAAATACAACAACCTTGGACGGAACGCCTTTGATCTTGGTTTCGCCGAGCTCATGCTTGAAGGACTGCTCTACAGGTGCCTTGGCTGCTTCGGGAGCAGGGGACCCGCTGCCGGCAGCATTGTTCTCAGGTGCAGCTGCACCGCAGGCGGATGCGATCACGGCAATGATCAGGGTCAGAAGCAAAACGGATAATTTTCTCATGGTTGATCACCTCTATGTTTAGTGGGACTGGCATACGAAATGGATGATGCAGGATCATATATAGGGTTGTGTCATGACTCACTTGTAGTAAATGCAAATCCGGTTCCCGTCAATCTCCTGGATTCGGATATCCATGTCGTACACTTCTTGAAGCAGCTCGGAGGTAATGATCTCCTCCGTCACCCCATCGCCTACGACACGGCCGTCCTTCAGCGCGACAATATAGTCGGAATAGCAGGAAGCGAAGTTGATGTCATGGATGACGATGACAACCGTCTTGCCGAGCTCGTCGGCCAGCCTCCGCAGTACCTTCATGATCTGCACGCTGTGCTTCATGTCCAGGTTATTCAGCGGTTCGTCGAGCAGGATATATTCCGTATCCTGGGCCAGCACCATCGCCAGATACGCCCGCTGGCGCTGCCCACCGCTGAGCTGGTCAATGTACTTGTCCTGCATGGGACCGAGCTCCATGTAATCGATCGCTTCGGTAATGTACCGCTGATCCTCCGGCGTCAGGCGCCCCTGGGAGTAGGGGAAGCGGCCGAAGGCGACGAGCTCGCGGATCGTGAGGCGGATGTTGATATGGTTGGTCTGCTTGAGAATCGAAATCTTTTTGGCGAGATCGTTGCTCTTCCAATGCCCGATCTCCCGTCCTTCGATGAACACCTCACCGCTGTCCTTCGACAGCAGCCTGCACATCATGGAGAGCAGAGTGCTCTTGCCCGCCCCGTTCGGACCGATGAAAGAGGTGATCTTCCCGGGTGTAATGTTGACGGATACGTTCTCAACGACATTCTTGTTCCCGTATTTCTTGGATACGCTCCGAACTTCTACCACGACCGATTCTCCTTCAACAGCAGATAGATAAAGTAAATACCGCCGACCAGATTGACGATAACGCTCACGGTCGTCGAGAAGGTGAACACCCGCTCCACGACGAACTGGCCGCCGACCAGGGCGATGATGCTGATAAGCATCGCGCCGGGAATCAGCACGCTGTGCTTGTAGGTGCGCAGGAACTGGCAGGTCACGTTGGCTACCAGAAGACCGAGGAAGGTGATCGGCCCCACCAGAGCCGTCGAGATCGAGATGAGCACGGCCACGATGATCAGCAGTCTCTTCACGACATGATCGTACGGGATGCCGAGCCCTACCGCATGCTCCCGGCCCAGCGACAGCACATCCAGAAACTTGGCGAACCGGAGGTAATACAGACCGGTCAGGGCCATGCCGATGCTGCCGAGCACCAGCAGATCCGTATTGATATTATTAAAGCTGGCGAACATCCGGTCCTGCAGGATCAGGAATTCATTAGGGTCGATGAGCACCTGCATGAAGGAGGCGAAGCTCTGAAACAAGGTTCCGAAGATCAATCCCACGAGAAGCAGGTAATAAATATTCCGGCCTTCCCCCCGGAACAGGAGCTTGAACAGTATGCCGGCAAAGACCACCATGAGCGATACCGAAAGCACGAAGTGCACGTTCTTGCTCATCAATGTCAAGGTCGTTGACCCGAACGCATACACGATGAACGTCTGAAGCAGCATGTACAGCGAATCGAGACCGATAATGCTCGGCGTCAAAATCCGGTTGTTCGTAATCGTCTGGAAGATCATGGTCGAGAAAGCGATGGCCCCTCCCGTCAGGGCAATGGCCAGAATCTTCTTGGCCCTTCGCGGCATCACGTATCCCCAGTTGCTTCCGATGTCAAAGAGCAGGAACAGGCCGATAACCCCCAAGGCCAGCAGGGCAAGCACAGTGAGCTTGGCGGTGTTATTCATATGCCTTTCTCCTCATTAGCAGGTACAGGAAGATCGCGCTGCCGATGACCCCGACTGTCAGACCGATCGAGATCTCATACGGATAAATGATGACGCGTCCGAGCACATCGCAGAACAGAACGAACACGGCGCCGAGCATGGCCGTATCGGGCAGGCTCTTCCTCAGATGGTCGCCCCGCAGGATCGTCACGATGTTCGGTACGATGAGCCCGAGGAACGGTATCATGCCGACTGTCAGGATCACGACCGCCGATACCAGAGAGACCAGCACCAGGCCGAGATTGACGACCTGCTTGTAATTCAGCCCGAGATTCATGGCGAAGTCCTCGCCCATTCCCGCAACCGTGAACTTATCGGCGAACACGTAAGCCGCAATCACGAGCGGAATGCTGATATACAGCATCTCGTACCGCCCTTTGACGATCATCGAGAAGTCCCCCATCAGCCAGGCGGACATGCTCTGGACGAGATCGTACTTATAGGCGAAGAAGGTCGTGATGGAAGAGACGATATTGCCGAACATCAGCCCCACCAGAGGAATGAAGATCGAATCCTTGTACTTCACCTTGTCGAGAATTCGCATGAAGATGAACGTCCCGGCGAGGGCAAAGACGAAGGCTACCAGCATCTTCTCAAGCGGAGAAGCGGAGGCGAACAGGAGCATCGCCACCATGATGCCGAACCGCGCCGAATCCTCCGTCCCCGAGGTGGTCGGGGACACGAACTTGTTGCGGCTGAGCTGCTGCATGATCAGTCCGATGATGCTCATGCTCACACCGGCCATCAGAATGCTCAGCAGCCGGGGCAGTCTGCTTACCAGCAGAATCTGAAGCTGATCTTCCCTTAAGGTAAAGATATCCAGAGGTGAAATATCTTTCACTCCGATGAAGACGGAGCAGAATGACAGAAAAATCAATGCAATCACTAGATATCTTCTTTTCATGCGGCTCTACCTTTACCTTTTCTTCCCTGATCGTCAGACTGTAAGCTGTCACGCGGATTGATATGTATTATCATTACGTCAATAATGATATTCATTATCATTTACGGATATGATTGTATCCCGATCGCTTTAAACTTGTCAATCCCATTACAATCTATGACATTTGTGTTACAAAACCATGATCATTCCATGAAAAAAAGGGCGCCCAAAGGGCACCCTGTAAGACTGAAAGGAATGATTGCTGAAGGTATTTCTATTAGTAAGCCAGCGTGAACAGCCCGTTGATGTGCGACAGGTAGCGCATATTGCTCGCTTCCTTCATCAGCGTAGCCGGAAGTCCCTTCAGACGCGTCTGGTTGGCACCGATCGTACCGATGCCGTCCTTGCGGCCGAGGCTCGCCAGGGTACCGGAGAATACCGGCGTGAACGGATCCATCGGAGCGCCGTTCAGGTAAGCGAAGATGTTGTAGCCGATCGTCTCGCCCATCTGCCATGCCAGCTGTGCCGTCGGAGGATAAGGACGTCCCTCTGGGCCGAAGACCACAGCGGAGTCGCCGGCCAGGAATACATCCGGGTGGGATGTGGACTGGAGACCTTCCGTAACCGTCGCACGGCCGCGGTTGACTTCGATGCCGCAGTTCGCGACAACGGAGTTGCCCTGCACGCCGCCGGTCCATACGAGCGTATTCGTGTCGATGGTGCTGCCGTCCTTCAGGTGTACCGTCGTAGCCGTCATCTCGGTGATTGCCACACCGGTCAGGAACTGTACGCCGCGTTTTGCCAGGGAAGTCTGCGCACGCTCCACGAGTTCAGGAGCAAATCCGGCCAGGATGGACGGACCCGCCTCAACACAGTAGATGGAGATATCGTTGAAGTCCACGCCCTTCTTGCGGCACAGGCCAGGAAGCATGTCGGCGAATTCTCCCACAAGCTCGATGCCTGTCAGACCGCCGCCGCCGACAACGAATGTGGCGTCCGCTTTGTCCTTGGACTGGACATAAGCGTCGATGCGGGCTTCCACATGGGCACGCACACGGTTGGCATCCTGTACGGACTTCAGCGTGAAGCTGTGCTCCTGGAGTCCAGGAATGCCGAAGTAGGCTGTCTCGCTGCCGAGAGCAATGACCAGAATATCGTAAGAAAGCGTCTTGCCGCTTCCGAGAAGCACCTGCTTCTGGTCCAGTTCAATCTTCTCCACCGCATCGATCCGAAGATCGACATCCTGGCCGCGCAGCAGCTTCTCGAGCGGCAGAGCCACGTTCTTCTCCACGAGATTGCCTGCTGCAAGACGGTGCAGTTCCGTGATGATTTGGTGTGATGGTGTCTTGTTGACCACCGTGATGGATGCTTCTTCCGCCGACATATACTTACGCAGCGTGGTAGCGCTGAGCAGACCGCCATAACCGCCGCCCAGGATCAAAATTTGCTTTGACATACGTATCCTCCCGTCTCGTTTCAACGATAACTTAGCGCTGCTGATTCTTCTCGCCGACAACTTCCAAGAACGCCTGTGCGAAGCGCAGGGTCTTCTGTACCTGAGGATCCTTCAGCATCTTCAGGATGCCGAACAGGCCCACCGTGGAAGCTTCAACCTGGGTACGGTCGTTCGCTTCAATCGCTGCAGCCGCCAGACCCTTCGCCTTCTCACCGATCGGCTTCACGAATTCTTCGACGCCGCCCTTGATATCTTCGATGAGTACTTTATCCGTTACCACATTTTGAACAATGTCGTACGTCTTGGTGAGCAGGGTCACCATTTCCGCCAGCTTCGGCAGGTTCTCGACCAGTACGGTCAAGGATTCCTGAACCTCAGGCTTCATCAGTTGATCAAGCACGTCGAGCTGTTCGCGTACAACCGGCTGAACTTCGGCACCTCGGTTATCTAGCACCGCTTGTTTGGATGTCTCTGACATAGTAACGTCCTCCTATGCATGAAAATAGTAGCCCCCGGTATCGCGTTACCTGATTTCTCCCTACTACCCATTAGAATTGTTACATTTTTCACAAAGATAAACATACGAACCCAACATTATCTTGTTGGTCAATTCATGTCTATTCAAGGGATACCCTTGCAACCCATAGGGATGCCAAGGGGGAGCAGGCCGGAACCGAACCCTATGTACCTCCTATTATACTCCCGTAATGTTTAGGAGAGAAACACCACTTATCTACATTTGTGAACATTGCATGAATAAATTGTGTCGAAAATCCAGTCTTTTTCCAGGTTTGAGAGGAAGGCGTTTCCATTTTGACACCAGAAGATATTGCCATCTGCCCCGCATTGTGCTATGATACTGTTTGTCTGAATGTAACAGACAACCTTCTATCGCGGAGCCGTGGTGTAGAGGCCTAACATGCCTGCCTGTCACGCAGGAGACCGCGGGTTCGAATCCCGTCGGCTCCGCCATTTCTTATCTCATCCGGCCCGCTGCCGGCATGATCATGACACCGACTGAATCGGGCAGGAATTTATTCCTGCCTTTTTGCTATATCCGGAAGCCTGGACCTCCGGCAGGCTTCCCCCTACCTCTCCCTGCCCTTACTTCTGATCGAGGTGACGATAGATGAGACGCGGACGCTTCGCCCCGACGCCTTCGGGGCTTCTTCATATCGGCAATGCCTTCACGGCCCTGCTCGCCTGGCTGCAGATCCGCGCGGCATCTGGCTCCTTCGTGCTGCGCATCGAAGACATCGATACGGCCCGCTCCCGGCCCGAATATACCCGGCAGCTGCTGGAGGATCTCGCCTGGCTCGGGCTCGATTGGGATGAAGGGCCGGACAGCGGGGGCCTCCATGCGCCTTACGAGCAGAGCCTCCGCCTGGAGTCATACGCTGCCGCCGCCCGGCGGCTGGAGGAGGGCGGCTGGCTGTACTCCTGCTTCTGCTCCCGCGCCGAGCTGAAGGCCGTCGCCCGGGCCCCTCATGGGCTGGCCTCCGAAGGGGCCGCCTACCCGGGGCTCTGCCGGCACCTCACCGCCGCGGAGCGGGAGCAGCGGGCGGCACGCAAGGAGCCGGCCCTCCGCTTTGCCGTTCCGCCGCGGGAGGTTGTCTTCACCGACGGCGTACAGGGCGGGCAGCGGGTGGCGGCCGGAAGCCTCGGCGACTTCGTCGTGAAGCGCGCGGACGGCGTGTTCAGCTACCAGCTGGCCGTGGTGCTCGACGATGCCGCGATGGGCGTCACCGACGTGCTCCGCGGCGCGGACCTGCTCGACTCCACGCCGCGGCAGCTGCTCCTCTGCGAGGCGCTCGGTCTGCAGCCGCCGGCTTACCACCACGTGCCGCTGCTCTGCGCACCGGACGGCAGCCGGCTGTCGAAGCGCGACCGCAGCCTGACGCTCTCGTCTCTTCGCGTGTCGGGCATGCGCCCGGAGCGGCTGCTCGGCCTGCTGGCCTTCCTGGCAGGCCTGACCGACCGGCCGGAGCCGGCCTCGGCGTACGAGCTCACCGCCTGCTTCGAGCCGTCCCGCATCCCGCGGACGCCCGTCCGCATTCCGCGAGAGCTCTGGGCCGGGCTTCCCTCGGTCGGCTGACCGCAATGCGGCCTTACAGCTCTGCGCAGCCCGGACGTTCTCCGGACCCCGGAGGCGGTTCGGCTGACCGCCCCCCAGCTCCGCCACACCTCAAGAAAGGGCGGCAGGGACCATCGTCCCTGCCGCCCTTTCTCTTATCTTTGGCTTATCGCAGCTTACTTCTTGTTTACCGCCTTGTAAGAAGCCGTGAACTCCTCGATAATCTTCGAGCCGCCTTCTTTCTTCCAGCGCTCGACTTCCTTCTGGAAGCCGGCTTCGTCGATGCTGCCCAGCATGAACTTGTAAGTGGCGTCTTTGATGATTTCCTGAAGGCGTGCGCCTCTCTCCGTATACGTCTTGGAATCGAGCGGCAGCGTCGGATCGTGGATCAGGAAGCTGTTGTTGTCCTTCACGAGCTCCTCAGCCTTCGTACGCACCGGCAGCGTGAATCCGGAAGTCAGCATCTTGATCGTGCTCTCGCCGCCAACCTGCAGCGCTTGATAAGGCTTCACATCGCGCTCCCACAGCTTCACATCATCCGTAAGCATCGCTTTGCCGTCCTTGATCGAATAGTGCTTGCCCTCCTGGCCGAAGAACAGCAGGTTCGCCGTTTCGGGTGCCATCAGCTTGTCGAAGTAAGCCAGAATGTCCTTCAGCTCCGCTTCGGTCTTCACTGCCGATTTCGGGAAGACTACGCCGGAGCCGAAGCCCGGAAGCGCCCATACACCCGGCCCCTTAGATCCTTCGATGCGGTTGGCCACTTCAAGAACCGCGTCCTTGTTCACAGCGGAGAGCTTCTGGTGAAGCGTCAGCACGTCCGGCAGGGAACCGATATAAATCCCGGCCTTGCCTGTCGTGAACAGGTTCTGCTGATCGGTCTTGCTGGTTACAGGGAAGTCTTTGTTGATCGCGCCGTCCTTGAACAGCTGCTGGAACCACTTCATCGTCTCAAGGTAAGCCGGATCTTCGAATTCCGGATAGATCGCCCCATCCTTCACACCCCAGTTGTTCGGCGTGCCGAAGTAGGAGGATACCGTTTTGAATGCACCGTAGATCAGGTCGTTCCGGTCGGTGATCCCCATCGTGTCCTTCTTGCCGTTCTTATCGGGATCGTTTTCTGTAAACGCTTTCGCCATTTTGTATAAATCATCAAGTGTCTTTGGAGCCGGCAGTCCGAGCGCATCCGCCCAATCTTTGCGGTAGATCACGCCTTGGCGGGACCATGGTCTTTCCTGATAAAGCGAATATACTTTGCCGTCAACCGACATGTTCGTCAGAATCTTGGGATCCAGGTTCTTCAGGTTCGGGTAATCCTTCAGATATGGACCAACCTCCCAGAACTGGTTGTTGCGGAATGCATCTCTCAAAGTAATGAGCGAGGTCTGGTTGCGGAGGAAGACCGCCTGTGGAAGCGTGCCCGTTGCGAACGCTGCGTTCAGCTTCTCATCATAGTTGCCGTCCGGCACCCACTGAATCGTCAGATCCGTCCCGGTCTTCTCTTCGATCATTTTCTCGAGCTCGGTATTCGGTACCTCCGGTGTATGAAGATTGGCCATAATCGTAATCGGCGTAGGACCCTTCTTGGCGGCTTCACCCCCACCTGCTGCTGCAGGCTGCTGGGTTCCCGCCGAATTCGAACAGCCTGCGGCGAGCGACACGGCAAGAGACGACACTACAAGCGCTTTCAAACGGTGGTTCATGGATATTTCCCCCTGATCTCTGATAGGCTGTGGTCTGACTTGCCCTAACTATAGTAGGAACGGGGCGATTACGTAAATAATCAGCGCATTGGATATTGAAGATGCCTGTACCGGCGCGGGTTTCGAGGGAGTTCGGGAGAAATCGGGGCCGTTGTAAGAGGGCCCGCCGCTAAGCATAGAACCCTTCATCCAATGAAATGATAATGGTGTACATCACGGCAAAAAGCACCGGATGGGTTCATCCGGCGCTGTTCAGGTTCGGTTACTACTTGGCCATCACGAGGCGCAGCTGCAGCGTGATGTTATTCTCCGTATCCACGACGACGGCGTGAGGATTCTTCAGACCGAAATCCTCAAAGGTCACGACCGAGCTGCCTTCCAGCTTGATCGTTCCGCCGCTGTATAAAGCATCGGTCTTGAAGGTTACGTCCTTCGAAACGCCTTTTACCGTCAGTGTGCCCGGAAGATCGAAGGTTACCTTCTCGCCTTCCTTCCACTCCTTCGGCAGTCCCTCAAATGACTTCGCCTTGAACTCCGCCTTAGGGAAGGCTGCGGCATTCAGAAACTTCTCGCCGGCCACGTGGCTGTCCCTTGTTGCATTGCCCGATTGGACCTTGGCAATCTCAATCGATGCGCTGGCGGCATTCTTCGTCAGATCGCTTACATCCAGCGTCCATTGTCCCTGCACTTCACCGCTCTCGAAGTTGACTGTCTCTTTGGACGTTGTCACAGAGAAGTAGACCTTGGACTCCGGCTGAATCTTCCACTCTCCGTTCAGCTTGGCGGCATCCACCGCCGCACCCCCGGACGCCTGTACGGAAGCATTCGCCGGGATAACCTCCTGCACGGTAACGTGATTGCCGGCAAAGTAATCATAAGCGGCATAAGCACCGACCAGCACAACGATAACACCTGCGGACAAAGCGATCATTTTTTGTTTCATAAATTGTTACCTCCTAAGGTTGGATTGGTTTGGGACCAGCAATGATTCCTCCAGCCTGCACTACGCAATGTAGTGCAGATGGTTAAAAAAAATTAGAGATAAACCACTAGAGATATAGAAACTCTATAAGAAACATAGCCGACAGTACGGCTGCGACCTTCAGAGATATCATCATCCGTTTCAGCGGAAAGGACAGGGCTTGTACGGCCTGCGGGTCGATCAGCTGTTGGATTCTATAATTGATGGATGTTTCGGCAAACGAAGCATAGGCAAAAGCATAAGAATGAACCTGCTTGCGCTTCAGCAGCTTGAGCAGCGCGCTCCCCAGATGAACGGGCTCGCCCGTCTTCCGGATGGCCGCGGCATCAGCCAGTACCTCCCTCGCTGCGCTGTACTGCTTGGAATTCCACTTCAGGATCGGGATATACCACAACACATCGGCACATCCGGTCATCAGCATCGTCTTCAGCGGATCCCGGTGCTGCAGGTGAAACTGTTCGTGGTAGACGATCGCCTCCAGCTCCCCCGGCTCCAGCATTTGCAGAAGGCCTGTGGACAGAACGATCTTCGGACGAAGAAGCCCCATGGTCAGTGCGATGGCGTCCGGGTGATCAATCACCTGAAGCTCGCCGGGACCGAGACCGTACCGCTCTGTGAGCAGCGCCGTCAGCTCCGCATCGTGCAGACGACTGAGCCTGCCCTTCGCACGCAGGGAGAAGTAGATCTGCTTGGCAGCGCCCCAGAAGAGCAGCAGCATCGTGAAAACCACAACCCCATCCAGCACGTAGACCACCCATGCGAGACCCAGCGACTCGGCCAGGGCCGTGCAGTGAAGGAAGAAGTTATACCCGACCGGCTGTCCCGTGATTCCTTGAACCACATAGAGCCCCATCTGGGCCAGCAAACACATCGAGGTGCACAAACTCAACAGGAAAAGAATCCTCGATCTCCGTTCCCACATCGCTTATTTCCCCTCTTTGAGTTGTTTGATTTTCTGCTCCAGCTTGGCGAGCAGCTGCGGATCAGCCTCATCCAGTGCATCCAGCATATGGTTGACAACCAGGGGACCGAAATCCTCGACGAGGCTGTGCGATATTTCCTTTGATTGGCTCTCGAGAAAATGCGCCTTGGACTGCACCGGAGAATACATCGAGGTGCGCCCTTCCATCGTCTTGGTCAGAATCCCTTTCTCCAGCAGGCGGTTCATGACGGTCATGACCGTGTTGTAATTCAGGTCCTTCTCTTTCTCCAGGCGGATCTGCACATCCTTGATGGACTGGTGGGGATGGGCCCACAGGATTTCCATAATCTTCGCCTCAAGCGGTCCGAAGAAGCGCTCGAGCCCTCGCTGATGATAACCCGATTTTCCTGTACGCATAGGATACACACCTTTCACTACACATTGTAGTGATAAATGGCAGGAAAAGTCAACCCCAACTTTTCCTTCCCGTATTGTAATACCCGAACCTGAAACGAGTCTGAAGGAAACCTTAATTTTTGCTGAAAATGGGTTCGGGAATCCACCGCGGGTTTGATCCGCCCCCCTCCAATCCCGCACCCTTGCGCCCAGAGAAGAATACCCTGAGTCATAGGC containing:
- a CDS encoding MIP/aquaporin family protein, coding for MVPWLGELIGTMILITLGAGVCAGVSLKKSYANNGGWIVITMGWGMAVAFAVYAVGKVSGAHLNPAVTLALAVKGDFDWALVPVYVIAQLAGAMLGSAIVYLQYLPHWKETEDAGTKLGVFATGPAVDHPFSNLLSEMMGTFIFIVALLALGANTFTEGLNPLLVGFLVVSIGLSLGGTTGYAINPARDFGPRLAHYLLPIAGKGPSNWRYAWIPVAGPLLGGMLGSVFYQAFFEGAMPPLLWYILGACLLALLFTYRMGLRRMSRMPNKAAA
- a CDS encoding glycerol-3-phosphate responsive antiterminator, whose product is MTFHGQKILPAAKTMKQFEKILESSYEYGVFLDTHIGQLKSIYTMARSRGKKMFLHADLIQGLKSDEYAAEYLCQDIKPYGLISTKTSVILKAKQKGIQAIQRIFLLDTIALEKSYTLLEKTKPDFIEVLPGGMPSIIAEVHQRSGIPIFAGGLIRTVEDVERALEAGATAVTTSNESLFKHYDRSVQ
- a CDS encoding siderophore ABC transporter substrate-binding protein gives rise to the protein MRKLSVLLLTLIIAVIASACGAAAPENNAAGSGSPAPEAAKAPVEQSFKHELGETKIKGVPSKVVVFDFGALDTLDRLGVEVLGVPQANIPSYLSKYKDAKYKNAGSLTEPDFEKISAMSPDLIIISGRQSKAYEELSKIAPTLYVALDTKNYMTSFENNTKTLAKIFGKEAAAEQELAKVNATVKAVKEKASASGKQALIILSNGGKVSAYGAGSRFGLIHDVLGFTPVDKSIEVTTHGQSISFEYIAEKNPDYLFVVDRDAVVGGQSNAKQTIENDLVKNTKAFKDGHIVYLDPNFWYLSGGGLISVEGMVKEVEASLK
- a CDS encoding ABC transporter ATP-binding protein; its protein translation is MVEVRSVSKKYGNKNVVENVSVNITPGKITSFIGPNGAGKSTLLSMMCRLLSKDSGEVFIEGREIGHWKSNDLAKKISILKQTNHINIRLTIRELVAFGRFPYSQGRLTPEDQRYITEAIDYMELGPMQDKYIDQLSGGQRQRAYLAMVLAQDTEYILLDEPLNNLDMKHSVQIMKVLRRLADELGKTVVIVIHDINFASCYSDYIVALKDGRVVGDGVTEEIITSELLQEVYDMDIRIQEIDGNRICIYYK
- a CDS encoding iron chelate uptake ABC transporter family permease subunit, whose product is MNNTAKLTVLALLALGVIGLFLLFDIGSNWGYVMPRRAKKILAIALTGGAIAFSTMIFQTITNNRILTPSIIGLDSLYMLLQTFIVYAFGSTTLTLMSKNVHFVLSVSLMVVFAGILFKLLFRGEGRNIYYLLLVGLIFGTLFQSFASFMQVLIDPNEFLILQDRMFASFNNINTDLLVLGSIGMALTGLYYLRFAKFLDVLSLGREHAVGLGIPYDHVVKRLLIIVAVLISISTALVGPITFLGLLVANVTCQFLRTYKHSVLIPGAMLISIIALVGGQFVVERVFTFSTTVSVIVNLVGGIYFIYLLLKENRSW
- a CDS encoding ABC transporter permease; translation: MKRRYLVIALIFLSFCSVFIGVKDISPLDIFTLREDQLQILLVSRLPRLLSILMAGVSMSIIGLIMQQLSRNKFVSPTTSGTEDSARFGIMVAMLLFASASPLEKMLVAFVFALAGTFIFMRILDKVKYKDSIFIPLVGLMFGNIVSSITTFFAYKYDLVQSMSAWLMGDFSMIVKGRYEMLYISIPLVIAAYVFADKFTVAGMGEDFAMNLGLNYKQVVNLGLVLVSLVSAVVILTVGMIPFLGLIVPNIVTILRGDHLRKSLPDTAMLGAVFVLFCDVLGRVIIYPYEISIGLTVGVIGSAIFLYLLMRRKAYE
- a CDS encoding NAD(P)/FAD-dependent oxidoreductase, with amino-acid sequence MSKQILILGGGYGGLLSATTLRKYMSAEEASITVVNKTPSHQIITELHRLAAGNLVEKNVALPLEKLLRGQDVDLRIDAVEKIELDQKQVLLGSGKTLSYDILVIALGSETAYFGIPGLQEHSFTLKSVQDANRVRAHVEARIDAYVQSKDKADATFVVGGGGLTGIELVGEFADMLPGLCRKKGVDFNDISIYCVEAGPSILAGFAPELVERAQTSLAKRGVQFLTGVAITEMTATTVHLKDGSTIDTNTLVWTGGVQGNSVVANCGIEVNRGRATVTEGLQSTSHPDVFLAGDSAVVFGPEGRPYPPTAQLAWQMGETIGYNIFAYLNGAPMDPFTPVFSGTLASLGRKDGIGTIGANQTRLKGLPATLMKEASNMRYLSHINGLFTLAY